A single Crateriforma conspicua DNA region contains:
- a CDS encoding IS4 family transposase: MDQEMGAFQMFNPILTSLRGLQQASTLKDVQKKFGVGRASLGSLSESVSIFDPEPLKKIAAELATEVPSADPSKFDVIGHQLTAVDGSVFKTAVRVASLAWLPDKAGGTTKGRSVDGYRMHTHFEILRGIPERIDATPAKPKGKDDEKAVLASVLQPDRCYVIDRGYAKFELFNQINAARSSYICRARDNSTPKILCERDLTAADRDAGVRIDREVVLGAHTSNRKTVASDHPVRYIEIEVPPHVRTGSKGSHCDGRLRLVTNLMDVPAELIAEAYRLRWLIELFFRMIKQLLGCRHLLSTKPAGVEIQMYLAIIACLLILIYTGGQPNKRTYEMSKTKGSARQRGQASFLPSHVGMQRVVQSENCSILMFPDAS, from the coding sequence GTGGATCAGGAAATGGGGGCATTCCAGATGTTCAATCCGATCCTGACATCGCTTCGTGGACTACAGCAAGCCAGCACACTCAAAGATGTCCAGAAGAAGTTCGGCGTCGGGCGAGCTTCGCTGGGATCGCTCTCCGAGTCGGTGAGCATCTTTGACCCCGAGCCGCTCAAGAAGATCGCCGCGGAGCTTGCTACCGAAGTGCCCTCGGCCGACCCATCGAAGTTTGATGTGATCGGACATCAACTCACCGCCGTCGATGGCAGCGTCTTCAAGACGGCCGTGCGTGTGGCATCTTTGGCTTGGCTGCCTGATAAGGCAGGCGGAACGACTAAAGGTAGGTCGGTTGATGGATACCGCATGCACACTCATTTCGAGATCCTTCGCGGAATCCCCGAGCGAATCGATGCCACGCCAGCCAAGCCCAAGGGGAAAGATGACGAAAAGGCAGTCCTGGCTTCCGTCTTGCAACCAGATCGCTGCTATGTGATTGATCGTGGGTATGCCAAGTTTGAATTGTTCAACCAAATCAACGCCGCCCGAAGCAGCTACATTTGCCGAGCCCGCGACAACAGCACGCCGAAGATCCTTTGTGAGCGAGACCTAACCGCAGCAGATCGCGACGCCGGTGTCCGCATCGACCGAGAAGTCGTTTTGGGAGCTCACACCAGCAACCGCAAAACGGTCGCAAGCGATCATCCGGTTCGTTACATCGAAATCGAAGTCCCGCCGCATGTCCGCACTGGCAGCAAAGGCTCTCACTGCGATGGTCGACTGCGATTGGTCACGAACTTAATGGACGTTCCGGCGGAACTGATTGCCGAAGCCTACCGGCTTCGCTGGCTCATCGAACTGTTCTTCCGAATGATCAAACAGCTTCTGGGCTGTCGGCATCTACTGAGCACCAAGCCGGCAGGCGTCGAGATTCAAATGTACTTAGCCATCATCGCTTGCCTGCTGATCCTGATCTACACCGGGGGTCAACCGAACAAACGGACCTACGAGATGAGCAAGACAAAGGGGTCAGCAAGACAAAGGGGTCAGGCGTCTTTTTTGCCTTCCCACGTCGGAATGCAGCGGGTTGTTCAATCGGAAAACTGCTCGATCCTGATGTTTCCGGATGCATCCTGA
- a CDS encoding IS3 family transposase (programmed frameshift) produces MKQARKRRKPEQIVKAIAAGEAMLAAGKSLAEVYQKLGIVESTWMRWKKQYGGMKSDEARRLRELEIENQKLKELLAEAELDKRMLKVIAGGKLLSPTRRREAACKLQSCFGVSERRACRTLGQSRSSQRYRPNAKEDEPRLVARILELVSEFPRYGYRRITRLLRQEGWRVNFKRIHRLWKQQGLKVPVKKAKKRRLGNSEGGVIRRSAEYPNHVWSVDFIFDRTEDGRSLKILSLIDEFTRECIALEVGRKFTGDDLVALLSDLFVSRGIPSFIRSDNGPEFISKAVRSFLDFIEVGTSYIEPGSPWQNGYVESFHSRLRDECLSCELFSSLSEAQSIIESWRQTYNHRRPHSGIGGMAPAEFASQWAASASFAALPSRKQPTVESFNQPVLS; encoded by the exons ATGAAACAAGCACGAAAGCGACGTAAGCCCGAACAGATCGTCAAGGCGATCGCCGCGGGTGAAGCCATGTTGGCCGCCGGCAAGAGCCTGGCGGAGGTGTACCAGAAGCTTGGGATTGTTGAATCGACCTGGATGCGATGGAAGAAGCAGTACGGCGGCATGAAGTCCGATGAGGCTCGACGGCTTCGCGAACTCGAAATCGAGAACCAGAAGCTCAAAGAACTGCTGGCCGAAGCAGAACTCGATAAGCGAATGCTCAAGGTGATCGCCG GAGGGAAACTTCTAAGCCCGACGCGTCGCCGTGAAGCAGCCTGCAAGTTGCAGAGTTGCTTCGGCGTCTCGGAGCGTCGGGCTTGCAGGACGCTCGGCCAATCGCGAAGTAGCCAACGATACCGGCCAAACGCAAAAGAAGACGAACCACGTCTGGTTGCTCGAATACTGGAACTCGTCAGCGAGTTTCCTCGCTATGGCTATCGACGCATCACTCGTCTTCTGCGGCAGGAAGGCTGGCGTGTGAACTTCAAACGAATCCACCGACTCTGGAAACAACAAGGTCTCAAGGTGCCGGTCAAAAAGGCGAAAAAGCGACGATTGGGTAACTCCGAAGGCGGCGTCATTCGTCGATCGGCCGAGTACCCCAATCACGTTTGGTCGGTCGACTTCATCTTTGATCGAACCGAAGACGGTCGCTCGTTGAAGATCCTCTCTCTGATCGACGAGTTCACTCGTGAGTGCATTGCACTGGAAGTGGGTCGAAAGTTCACCGGCGACGATTTGGTGGCGCTGTTGAGCGACTTATTCGTCAGCCGCGGCATCCCGTCGTTCATCCGCAGCGACAATGGCCCGGAGTTCATCAGCAAGGCGGTCCGCTCCTTTCTGGACTTCATTGAGGTGGGGACTTCCTACATCGAACCGGGCAGTCCCTGGCAGAACGGCTACGTCGAAAGCTTCCACAGCAGGCTTCGCGATGAGTGTTTATCGTGCGAGCTGTTCAGCAGCTTGTCCGAGGCACAGTCGATCATTGAGTCATGGCGTCAAACGTACAACCATCGACGTCCGCACAGCGGCATCGGTGGAATGGCCCCAGCGGAGTTTGCTTCACAGTGGGCTGCTTCCGCTTCGTTCGCTGCGCTCCCTTCGCGGAAGCAGCCCACTGTGGAATCGTTTAACCAACCCGTACTCTCATAA